In Theobroma cacao cultivar B97-61/B2 chromosome 7, Criollo_cocoa_genome_V2, whole genome shotgun sequence, the genomic window GCGAAGCAAGCTTCTGTTGCTCTTCTCTTCTGGAATTCAAACAACAGAAAGCTCAGAACTTTGAAGATTGAAGTtggaatgaataaaataaagagagaCAGAGAAGGTCGTGTTTTGCTTACGATTGAAAATGGATTACAGCCAAAAACGCGAAAACTGGGGTGAAGTGGGGTCTGCCTTATTTGCTTCAACTCCTACTGTCCCAAGGCTAACACTTCCATAACATAAGATTAAgatttactcaccgttttaaGACACTGTCTCTCACCTCAGGACTGTCCTGTTTGTTGACCGATTCGACGACTAGCTGATGAGAACGAGATCATCTGATTCAAAGATGGTTATGGTAAAAGTTAGTGGTACTATTACAAAAGAAAGGGTCAAGAGGGTAATTCACTCACTATCCGCCTTCTCCTCTCTTTcctggaaaaagaaaagcaactCATTGTGGAAACTATGGACAGCGGGAATTTGTCGTCAATTGTAATTCTCGGCACTGAACTATATAATATTTAGAATACTAATCAAATGAGTTGAATTCCCCCCTTCCCTCAAAATGTGAGGACCAATTCTAAGACTTCAGTTTCATCCACAGGATAAGAAGTAGATGTTGTCTCTTTTGATTAGTTTGTTCAGCTCGTTAATTTTACCTTCATTCAACTCATAAATTTGCCATGCTTTGGGTCCAAAAATCACATGGACGGCATAATTCTTGTGCGCCAACCTTAAATTTAATACAGTTGGATTGGATTCATAACAGTTTTGGCACAATAAATGCAAGACCTTAACCTGCTTATTTACTCCATTTGATGGACTAGGTGAAGTGGCAATATATAACCTACATGCTTGGTCAGCTTTCTAGCTAGAACCAGCCAtgcaaaggaagaaaacaaacacAAGAAGGAATATCATTCcacctttcttttatttcattttttttcattttaattcgAACATCTACAAAGGATTACCAAATTCATTATTTACGACTATCTTTACAATTAATGAGTGAATGACATCACGAGCAACAAATCAATACTTCGATGATTCTTTTGGGTTTGGGTtagactttagatagttagaCGCATGAACAAAAGTCAGCTGTCTTGTTCTTAGAGGCCACGTCTTCTGGTTTCATATCTGTCAACTCTGTCTCTGCCAACCTGCCTTCCCACCAAGTCCTGAATTTGAAACtgtttaatttttcttctaaataGTAGTGATTCATTGAGTTGGGGTATAAGCATGACAAAGCAAGGCGACGAGAAGgcaaaacagaaaaacaaTGGTCAAGAGAGCCTCTGCTAACCCACCAAACACAGCAAGGCTGTGGCAAGACCTCCCTAACGATATGAATCCGGGAAGGCTTGGATGTCGTCAAGAATCTTCATTTTGGCGGAAAGAAAGTGCAGCACGTACACGGCAAGGTCTTTGTGCTGGTCTTGCACTTTCTCATCATGAAAGCATCAATGCTCGCATCATCCTTAGCCTGCATACGTTCTTCCATTTGCACGGTCGGCTAATCACTAAAGATCCAAAGTCTTACCAGATCAATGTCTCGGATCGCTTCGAGGGTTCCAGGTGGATCCTTTCAGCTCCACCAGATGGCCTGACCTGTACCTTTAGCGCTTGAAGGAAACCCAAGTTGAATGATGGGGAGAGATGCTGAAATTGAACTTGGACCATGTGAGCAGGCCTCATCACTTGTAGCCCACAAATGCAAGGGAAATTTGTGCCTCGAACTTGCAGGGAACTCGGGTTAAAGAGGAAACAGTATCTACTCTATGTACCCTTGGAATGATGGTTGGTGGCGTTCTCCATGGAAAGATGAGAACTGGTATATCACCCAAGTTAGGattcaaaatttcattcaCAATGCTCAGTGTTTACATTAAGTAGGACATGGCTATATTCATTTgaacagaaagaaaaaggaaaagaaaagcatgCCGCATGTAAGAAGatatttcatttatatttCTCTTTACTCTCTCCACTGTTTCAAAGCTGTGCTTTGGAAAAAAATCCGTACAGCTCAACAGTAACTTCAGTCATGTGGTAGGGGTTAAAAGGAGATGAAGAAGCTAAAAAAGAAAGCGTCCACCCCATGTTTCATCCACGTGCCACGAACAAAGATGGCCCCCGATGGCGTACTTTGTCTGGCATCAACCCTCCTATAGCTCCACTCTGTCTGCATGGCCAATCTCCATACATTCAACAGAATAATCTTCGTTGCTGCAACAAGTATGCCGACAACCATCAGTATTAGTGGAAGAAAACGATGACTTGAAAAGAATGCATGAACACCAAGATAATAAATCGGAATTTGGAACTCTAAATCATAGCTCGAGCTCATCTTTCATACACAtctatcatttttcttttcaataagCAGACAAGGGGGTGGTTTGCCTATCCAAACAATTGATAGAAAGTTAAAGCAAAGTAGGGTCttgaattgtttttcatttggTGTGAAGCCAACAAGCAACCCTATCACAGGAAAGGGTTCTAAAACACATTTGCAATCTCCTAGAAATTCAAGCCTTCTAAACACCAGAATACAGGATCAAGTTCAAGATTGCAATACTGTGGAATATACTACTCGATGGAGAATGGAACTTACTTGACTTTTAGACTCACGTATATTTTCCAGCAACTCTGCAATCTCAAGTTGCTTCATCACCGTAGCATGTAGAACCTGTAAAATGACACCATcgtcaaaacaaaaaattgtgATCATTGAAATCAAAGTCCAGTCCTCGAACCTCTGACTGTTATAAAGCAAGTAAGATGAGCCATACTCTCTTTGTTTTCTCAAGGTCAAACTCGACAGATTTGATCCGGTCCAGAGAATCCATAAgcattttctccttttctaCGGGAATTCCAGCAGGCTTGTTGCTAAGCTCCTCAAATGCTTTCTCTAGTTTCTGAAGACGCTCTATACATGGAAGGACACGGTCTTCTTCATTAACAGCTTCAGCTGCTGGTGAATTTGAATGGCTATTTGTGTTGCTGGATTCCATTGCACTCGAAGGATGAATGTTGTTTGGCTTTCTCCAAGATTCAAATCGAACAGTACGAATGAAAGCAGCCAGTCTGACCAATAAAGCTATTAACATTTTTGCCACAGAATGAATATTCCTTCTCCCAACCCTTTCCTTGACAGTGTCAAACCAATGGCTGACTGATGTTCCTGAAGTTTAACATCAACTTAGAAAATAAATCCCATGCGTAGGGACTATAACAAAACATCCGTCAACTATATGGTGAATATCTATATCCTATCTGTGAAACCAGATAGTGAACAAGAAACACTGTCCATATACCATCAAATAAACCATAAACAATGAAAAACTTAAAGTATCCTCCAGGAAGAAGACAACTGATTACTGTAATAAAATAGCATTTTAAATACCTTCTGAATACGAAGAAGATGCCTGTTTGTGAGATTGGCTATCCACGTTACTGGAATTACGCAACTGATCTAGGGAATACAGTGGTCCTTGGTCACTTTCTATAGTTTTCTCAACCAGAGGGAAACTATCATCACAACTATAGTAAGCATTTGGATCGGATACCCTCATCTGCATAAATCACaatcaattttattcaaaaggCACAAAAACACACATTAGTAACCACAATGAAACAGAATACTGCTTTTGCAACTCACTTCTTCATGAACTGGTGCCAAACAAGGAAATGCAGAGCTTCTTTGTCCAATTGGAGAACACTGGTTGTCAATATCTGAACCAGACTCTGCTGTTGATGTGTTGCTAGCCCTTCCCTGACATAACAGATTATGTGTCAATTGACCTGCATAGAAGATATAATCACAGAACATTATTGAGCTCAATGATCAATAGACTTTAACACTTACCTTTAATGACCGTGTCTGAACATAAGAGTCATATTTATGCTGGTCATTAGATACTCTGGTGATTTGCCTCACAAATGTTGCTTCCGCATTATGTACAAGCTATCGACACAACCACATGTTAATCTCCAGATAAAAGTTGAGTAAAACCTAAAATCATGTCTAACAAACATTTCATGTTTAAGAGGAAGAAGCAGcatattatataaacaaaactaCTTTGATTGAAGGGATGGCTACCTTCATTATCTCTGGATCATTCCATGGACCTTTATTGGATCTAAGGCACCCTCCATCTGTAGAGCAAGTGCATGACCCTCCTAAGAAGTCCGGCAACTGACTGAAAGAGgtgaagaaaaggaaaggacTTAGGAGTAATCATAGGTTGAATTCTCTTGCAGGTAAGAATAAACAGATAATAAACAGACCTAGAGTCAATGATCTCCTGTAGCCTACCCAGAGACTTGGGCTCCAAAACCTGAAATTtgtaaatgaaaaattgaGTCATCTAGAGGGcaagaaaagggaaataaaaaaaaagaatgccTAAAGCCATATCCTTTACATTTATCTTTCCGATTGTCTTTGCatcaagaaatttttgagCAGCAGGCCAAAGCATCTTTTTGAATCCAGGACCAGCATTGACTATGTACATTCTGTGCAATGTCTGTAAAGCCatacaaaaaagaattaaatacCAATTAGCAACAGaaagtaaaaatatgattgGATTGTATTGCATACCTCAGGGTAATAGCTGTTGTCTATTTTAGTCATGGCAGCCAAAAGATTTGCAGCAGTCCTGCTAAAATTCTTCATGCCCTACATTAGAAACAACATTTAATTACCAATTATAAGTCCACCATCGGGTTGCTGTAAATGACTCAAAACAGCCACCACTAGAGGAAGAAAATATTTCAACATTCCACAGTAAGTAGGACTGGCCCTATTGCACAGTCCATTAGTGGCACGGTTTAAGTCATCGGTGAAGTGGGGGCATAGCAAAAATTAAAGTGAAATGCAGCACTTGTATTCAGTTCTAGTGCTAGAcctatataaaaaagaaaaatactgtGTACATTGGCAATGCAAAGATTTCTAAAAGCTACAAAGCTGGCAAAGTtgcttttcaaacaaaaaaaaaaaagctagcAAAGTTCTGCCATAATGCTATATGTAATGTTGTCAAATCTTCAACTTGTTAAAGGCTGTCAAAGATAAGAGTCAAATACCAGTCCTTGTACATCCAATATAGTAGTTGTTGAACAGATTTGTCGCTTTGCTGCAATTGAACAAGCAGGGAATTTCTCTAACAGAGCTCTCTCAAACTCTTGGACATGGTACTTCAAATACCGATCTATGGTGGTGATACGCATAAGCCTACTGGGATGGGCTTTCCCAAGCCGCTCAATGTAAACAGGTCTTCCTTCCTTGTCAACTCCATGGTATCCTTGGGGATAATATTGCAATACTTCTTCCAGCTCTTCAAACTCGAAATCCTAAGTATTGATTGACtcaaaaaaaaaggttaaacTTATACAATAAAAGGATACTGCACGAAAACATAATCCTAGCTATTATAAACTGTGCATAATAATCATGAGAGTAACATAAAATTCTAAGATGCCAGAAAACTATTTGGCCTCATCAAATATTATGCAAGCCATTGATTTGCGGTTTGGCTTGTTAACTCTTTTCCAGCTTTAGCGAACATGCAATGAAATAGATAGAACAAAGTTTACATTTCTCACCCCCAAAATGGTGTCCGTTCCGAACTCTTTCCTCCAATTAAGCATGTCTTCCCACATCTGGATTGTTTTTTCAATGTTAAACTCTCTAGCTTTCAAGAATCTACAAGTTAAAAGTAGTACTTCTCAGCACACTTAAGTTGGCCAGGTATAATGTGAAACCTTTAACAAATCGAGCGGCCAAATTTGCtggtttaatatggtaaaGGCTTACAACTAGGTGTTTGAAACCACCAACTGACCTCAACAAAGAATGATAATCGTCATGCCTAGGAGGCAACAAACCCTTATGATGAAGTTTCTGACGCAATTCATGAACAGCACTCTCCTCTTTTGCATCTCTGACATCCTCAATGGATACAGAAGGGACCCTGTAATCGATTTTCCTCTTCCCTCTTTTCTTAAGGGAATGAGTAAACTTGTTGGACGCATTTATGGCCTTCTTTTTCAGATTCCCAATCTTGGATCTTCTCCTCTCATCTTCAGAGTTGTCAAAATCAGACCTTCTGTCTCTGCTTTCATCATTCACCCCAATTTCTTCCGCCCCTAGGCAATATTGATAAAACCAAAGTAAAATTAAACAGGGCTGACACTAACAagtcaaaaagaagaaaagcattTCATGAAGTAGCAcacatatattattaatataccTGACATCTCAGCAATTTGCAAAAGTAAAAGCTTTGATCTTTGAAGCTAGCAGTGCTtaatagaaaagaaataaaaccaTCATGTTCTGTTCTGCACATTGTGGCAAACAATTAGAGAACAGAAGCAGAAACTCATCATTTGGCATTAAGAAGCAGTAACTAAAGCAGCAAAATTTATGAAAGAGCAAACCTAAAATATAACTAGAGTGGAAACAGGACAAAAATGATAAAGAGAATGATCAGATCTGGACAAAAATGAATAAGCTTTTCTCTTCGTTATCCAATAAAACTAATATACTGGACTAGTAATTCTCTTCGTGTCTGTTgaactattaaaaaaatacatcaAATTTCAATGAAAGTAGAGCAAAACAAATAAGGAAATGAATAAAAGAGTGAGCTTTAAACGGAGAGACGAGTCGGTGATTAGAAACAGTGGAAAAACAGTGACTCAAGCTCTTATAAGATGAAGCTGCAACGCATTCAATCTCTTACAATGCTTGCTAATTATTACAACACCAATCGTACGGATCTCCCCCTCCtctgtttttcatttttcctatATCAAtagtttcaattcaaaaagGAAAGGAGAACGCACCCACTGACTCCAGGGACCGAACGTGGAATCAACCCAACCGCACCAAATCTCTCGAGAAacgagagagagaaggaaaaaacaCCAAAAAAACAACAGCAAAAACGAAAAGCAGAAACTTTCCAGGAAAATGTAGAGGATTTTCTGggagaataaaaaaaacaacaacaaaatgTTTTCCGAAAGATCTGGTTTTTATTGATCGTTTTTAACTTTTCCACCAGTTTCTCTCACTTAACAAATCACAAAACGCAaacccttttcttctttccttctctctctctcactctctccctctctctctctaaaaagatgaagaagaaaaaggatggAGGTGGGCAGAGCAGGCGGTGAAGGTTCCAGCGAGAgacagaaagagaaagaaaatgagcgTCTCACTTTGCTTTGCTTTACTTTGCTTCGCTTCCTCTTATTTGTCAGCTCGGCTTTGCATACGTGGCCTTTTCTTGGttaatttatctataaattaaACGGAAATTAATTAGTAACTGCAGCAGCAAATATGGAATGGAGTGACTGTGACTTTTGAGGAGCTAAAGCATGCTTCCTGCTTTTGACCTTTTTCTACCTCTTTCGCTCAGATTCTTATACAGTAACATAAATAGTAGAgatatcaaataaataaaaaaatttacgtATTTCGATCTCTTATTATACTCATTCTAACTCTCAAAGCGTTACATTCTAACCCGAATAGGATTAAATATGGAGTAAGAAGTAGCTAATGATTTATAGGACACTATAATTCTAGTTTTAATCCGAAACTCAACAGTACTCTCTCGAAGTGTCTCTACACCAAAACTCAATATCCATGAGCTAGCATGGTTCTTCTCTCTCTGTTCATCGCCATGTTATCATTTTGATGACACAAAGAACCTCGAAAAGGGTAGAGAGGGGATGTAGGTGACTGCTAGGAAGAGAGGAAAAGAGTTGAGGCAAAGTTTTGCCAGTATTAGGTCACCATCCCTTCTTTTGGCTAAAATGGGGAGGTGGGTGGGTTTGGTGGCAAACCAGAGGCTGAGAGAAGATCCCCCACAATCCCCTCTGACTTGGCTCTATTCTGCATACGTGGTTGATCATCCATGACTACAAAACACACAACTCCTACCAGGCCGCAATTAATGTTAGGTGTCTTTTGATTattgattattatttattaatccTAGGAGGTGGATACATCATTTGCAACATGCCAGAAATCCACATCCATGGTAAGCTCTGTAACTGTTAAATGCTACTGTTACTAGTAGACAGTGGTATTTAAAGCTTGGCTCGGTAGCAAtacaaaaattacaaatgCAAGAACATAAGGAAATCCTTGCAGCCCGAGCCAACTAACACCCTGACCCTGTACCCAAATTACTAGCCCATGCTGTCTCAGTCAGGGACTCAGATTTCGGAATTTCAATCCCAAACCCCACCATCATCACAAAATCACACTCCCATGCATGGAATCAAACTGAATCTGAAACATACAAATTTTCATCTTGCTTCTCAATCAGTTGCTACTGCAGTACTTACTAGTTGACAATGAACTTGAAACAGGTTCAAGAGACATTAATGCCGCATCCAATATCGGATTTTGCTGTTCTGTTTTTTTGGTGTATTTATGAATGTTAAAAAGTACAAAACTACATGGATGGTCCCATCCCATCAGTACtaaaaaacagagaaaaacCAACGGTTGGTCAGTTAAAGTAAAATTCTTTCATTATCTAATTATTGTGGGCTTTTATGGGGGAGAGGGTTTTTACAGTTCTTGGGAATGGTTAAATTCAAACACGAAAGCTTCTCAGATGGAGGGAAGAATGATAGCGTCATCATTGCTACCCTCTTCAATGCTTAAACTGCAACAAAACAAATGCCGCCATCAAACTGATGcaattttttcccttttatgCTTATATagttaatgaaaataataaaaagaaacaaagcaaAGGGAGTAATACACATTCTTCATTGCCAATGTTTGGTTTTTCTTGTACTTCATTGCATTCGCACCATAGGCATTAGCTTCGAATATATAATGAAGTTAGCTTAAAGATGACGTCTTTGCTCGATGATTTTGGCCCATTCTTATTGCAAAATCAAacacaaaaattaattaaaaggaaGATCAAAATGGTCAACTTTTTCGGGTAAGATTGCATTTGAGTGGTCAGAAAACTCCGTATGCTTTCTACGTCTTCGAGCACATTGCAATGGAGATAGTGCTTGGAACACTATGGAGCGTGGACCTAAACTTTacatgctttcttttcttttttggggtAATTTTTAATGGCACTCAAAAGGAATGTCAAATTAGACTATAGTTTTGTTGGTCGAGGTAAATGAATATGAGCTGTAGGAAGTAGAAATGAAGATGGAAAATGGTGGAAAGAGACAGGGGGAGAGTTGATATTTTGGTTGCTAGTGGGGGACTCAGCCAGATTTGATTCTGATATCGAGGTGCAGGAGAGGAAAAAACAGGGAAGAGCTGGAGGCTGGAGAGGGAGCGTCGGTGGAGAAGTCACTCTCAAGAAGACAAAGACATAACGCCCCTGCTCAGCCCCAAACCTCCATCGCCAAAACCAAGATAAGCTCAGCAGTTAATAGTCCCTGTCAAGGCATACCTCTCCCCCTTTCTGCGTATATCAGAAGACCTTTCCCTTCCCTTCCCTCCCCTTTATCCTGCTGCCACATATATACCATCTTTCTTTCATTAATTACATAACCTGAAACCTACTGAAAAAGAAGGAACAGTAGTCTTCTCGATCATCATCGTCCAAGGGATTGCGTTGCGTGCAATCTGGTTCTGTACATCAAAACACAACATGTTGTCTTAAGGGGTGTTGGCCTAGGCTGAAGACATTCCTATGTCCGAGAAAGCGACAAATGCAAACATCCCTAGAATTACCTAATGCCTAGCAgtgttttctctctttgttgGTGGCTTTTCTGTCAGTTTATATTGGCAGATTCTGATTCCAAAAACtacttttttaagttttttcaCTCTAAACAAACCTTTTTCATCCTTGAAGAGTGTGTGCGTGACTTTTCCTTCCTCCCGCGTTTACTATAAGTATTAAATTTCTGTCAAAGAATTGGATTCAAAGCCCGTGATGCTTTTGTCTCTGACAATAACTGCCATATTGGTTTCCATGCAACAAACTTGGCCTCTACTTTCTCTCTCGGGTATCACTACTAGTGCCATCACTTCTCTATTACTGACTGCTATACATGTTACCTTGGAGTTAAAAATTAAGCCTACTTGCCCATAATAAATAAGCTATTGATCTTTGGGTTGAATTAAACAACAATGTGAACCGACACCGTATCCAATTCCAACCGACAGCTTTTTGTTGCCATGACAAGATACCTCAAGTCAAAATCCAcctttcctctctctttctttaacAATTGGTAAAATGTTTTCCATGGCCTTGGGAAACACATACTATCAATcacccatttttttttactatgattttgacatttttctcTCCATGGGGTTTTGCTCTTAATTAATCCTTAATCACAACCTTGATTACATGCTATTTAGCTAGAGAGGACTGACAGTAACAATTAACAAAAGCAGAAACCACCAAACATTGGGTAGTgtccaaaacaaaaaacacaAAGGGCCAAAAATATCACGGCTCCTTCTGCTTGGATGGATGGGAAAGAGATAATTTATCAAGGCAGAGGCAAAGGGAACAGGCCTACATCTACAAGGACGTATCATGAAAGTTCATTCTGCCTCTCCTTTTTGCTCTCTCTCACAAGTCATAAGCTGCCTTGGTTGTTGTTGCATTGCATGTGATTGTGagcattttttatttgaattgttACTAGTTTGATAGAAAAAGCATGGATGCAGATGGGGATGAAATTGGACAAGGGAAAGGGCCAGGGCTGAGGAGGAACAGAAATCAAGCAAAAGGGGGAAACATGCAGACACCATGGGAGGGTTGGTGCGGTGTGAATGATATTGGCCTATTAATTGCCAAGGGTCCCCCCCGGTTCTGTCAAGTTGTTTAATGCAGGGtgtgttgttttttttttttttttcttacttttctATCTTTGTTATGCCcacataataataaatatttcacGCTTCTGTCACTCCCACGTTTGACTTGCTCCGTCTTAGTTGGGTCGAACAGATTTCTCTAGTTCCCATTCAGCCCAACAGTTGGGCCTTTATCGGACAATCAATCCCAAATCTCAAACTCAGATGTAGGAAGTAATGTGCTTCTGATCCAGGCTGGGAGGGACTAAAATTTGCACGTACAGTCCATGATCCAGCCCAAACTATTCAAGTTCTGAAGAACCTCAAAGAATAGTAGGTTAGCCCTGGAGGACTTACTTTACTGGGGCTTAGGGTCACTTGAAATCTAGACCACAAATTCAATTGCGAGAGCAAACACCTGAATTTAGCATAAATGCTTCATAAAGCTATATTAAACAGCTATTACAAGACCTGTTTCGGTTTTAAATTAAGAGCAATAACCCTTTTAAATCCACAGAAACATCGAAACTTATCAAAGATGTTTTATATAGTATCCAGACAGTTATTTCTATTATTTACTAATAGGGATCCAACATGACATCCTGGCGGACCCTTTAATTCATTGCATATTTCTGGGTCCACGAGCGGGCGGTGCTCTCATATTTGGCTCTATCAGTCTTGTACATGTGAGCAATCTCAGGCACCAGAGGGTCATCGGGATTTGGATCTGTCAGAAGTGAGCAAATTGACAGA contains:
- the LOC18593174 gene encoding phosphatidylinositol/phosphatidylcholine transfer protein SFH13, which encodes MSGAEEIGVNDESRDRRSDFDNSEDERRRSKIGNLKKKAINASNKFTHSLKKRGKRKIDYRVPSVSIEDVRDAKEESAVHELRQKLHHKGLLPPRHDDYHSLLRFLKAREFNIEKTIQMWEDMLNWRKEFGTDTILGDFEFEELEEVLQYYPQGYHGVDKEGRPVYIERLGKAHPSRLMRITTIDRYLKYHVQEFERALLEKFPACSIAAKRQICSTTTILDVQGLGMKNFSRTAANLLAAMTKIDNSYYPETLHRMYIVNAGPGFKKMLWPAAQKFLDAKTIGKINVLEPKSLGRLQEIIDSSQLPDFLGGSCTCSTDGGCLRSNKGPWNDPEIMKLVHNAEATFVRQITRVSNDQHKYDSYVQTRSLKGRASNTSTAESGSDIDNQCSPIGQRSSAFPCLAPVHEEMRVSDPNAYYSCDDSFPLVEKTIESDQGPLYSLDQLRNSSNVDSQSHKQASSSYSEGTSVSHWFDTVKERVGRRNIHSVAKMLIALLVRLAAFIRTVRFESWRKPNNIHPSSAMESSNTNSHSNSPAAEAVNEEDRVLPCIERLQKLEKAFEELSNKPAGIPVEKEKMLMDSLDRIKSVEFDLEKTKRVLHATVMKQLEIAELLENIRESKSQQRRLFC